GATCTGACTATGCGGGTCAGCCTGCCGCATCTCGAGCCTCGCGCAGCGTGTGGACTTGGCGAAAGCCGACGGCAAAGCAGTTCCATGCGTTGATCATGGTGATCACGAAGGTCAGTTCGACCCGTTCACGCTCATCGAAGGATGCGGCCAGAAGCCTGTAGTCGGTATCCGGTGCGCCGGTCTGTTCGATGCGCGTCAAGGCCTCGGCCCATGCCAGCGCGGCACGCTCGCGATCGTCGAAGACCGGGCTTTCTCGCCAAGCCGCAAGGACATCCAGCTTCTGCTGCGACAGACCGGCCTGCCGCGCGGCGGGGGCATGCAGGTCAAGGCAGAAAGCGCAGCCGTTGATCTGCGACACGCGCATCTTGACCAGCTCACGCAGGGCTTCAGGCAGGGATAGGTCCTTTATCGTCTCCTCGGCCGCCATCATCGCCTTCATCGCATCCGGCGCGGCCTTGTAGTAATTCATACGAGGGGTCATCGCTGTCTCCGTTCTCTGTCTATACTCACAAGACGAGACAGGATCGAGATTTGTGACACCAGGAGCAGCGTGTTGAGCGCCCGCATGCCCGCTTCGTCCGCCCTCCTGACCTTGGCGGCCAGAGTGCATGCTGCAACGGGGATGAACGGCCGCTATCGTGATCCGCGGGCGGCCCGAGGCGCTCCGGCGCCATGCTGCGCCACCGCAGGTCCGCTCCGAGCCCAGCCTCCCGAATGCAGCGCCATAGGCGAAGGCTGGCTTCGCCCCTCAAACGAGGGTGTTTGCGCAAGAAGCGGGTCGATTGAGCGGCAAGGCTTTGCCTAAGCAGTTCCCGACACTTCATCAGACGGAGACGGAAATGCTTCTAGAAGGCAAGACAATCATCATTACCGGCGCAAGCAGCGGCATCGGAGCTGCGGCGGCAAAGATTTTCGCGGCGGAGGGCGCAAGACTTGTCCTCGGTGCGCGCCGTGCTGACCTGCTTGAGAGAACCGTCAACGAGATTTCGGCTGACGGTGGCGAAGCGGATTTCATCGCCGGGGACGTTGAAGAGAGCGGTTATGCAGAAGAGTTGGTGAAACGCGCCGAAGAGCGCTTCGGCGGTCTTGATGGTGCGTTCAACAATGCAGGCACAACAGGAGACATGGGACCGATCCCCGACATGGATGAGAGCAACTGGCACAAAGTGATGGCGGTGAATCTCAACAGCGGATTCTATGCGGCAAAGTATCAGATACCGGCAATGCGCAAACGCGGCGGCGGCTCGATTGTCTTCACTTCCTCCTTCGTCGGCCACATGATCGGGCTGCCTGGCATGGGCGCCTATGCCGCGGCAAAGGCGGGCCTGATCGGCATGACCCAGGTTTTGGCGGCGGAACATGGGCCCGAGAACATCCGCGTCAACGCGCTCCTGCCTGGAGGCACCATGACACCGATGGCTGGAGAGGATGCCGCTGTTCATGAGGTCGTGCGGGGTTTCCACGCGCTGAAGCGCATGGCTGATCCATCCGAGATCGCGCAGGCGGCTCTCTTCCTCCTTTCCGATCATGCGTCATTCGTGACCGGAACCGCAATGATCGCCGATGGAGGAAACTCGATCAACAAACTCTAAGGCACACGAAGCGGACACTGGCCAATTAAGCGCCAGCGTCCGCTCCTCCCGGATAACGGTGAAAATCGTTGGCAGCCCGACTTTCATTGAAAACATCTACGTTCACGAGGGGAGCCTCGGGCACGAGATTCTGGCAATTTTCGACGTGACGTTTCCGCGTGAGGCTTTCGCCGGACAGACCCGTATCGCGTTTCGAGAGGATAGCGGTGTGGAGTGTTTCGCCGAATGGTTTGCTCTAGAAGAGCTGGACGGTCCTGGCCAGCCTCAACTCTATCCGACAGGTCTGAAGGCACTCCTGAAAAGCAAGCGATAAGCGGCAGCTCCGTCCGCTCTCCGGACCTTTGCGGCTCTATTCGTGCATACTTGTCCATCGTTCCGCCCAATCATCGCGCCGAACCTCTTCCTACGCCTACTTTTGAAAGCTCCGGTGCGGTTTCGGTGCGGTTTGCGTCAAATGACACGGCGCGAAATGGATACAAATAAAGAACATTTGAGGAATTTAACACGAATATTCGCGCTCCCCCTGCCCTCCGAAGGCAGAGGCCAAAGGTTCGAATCCTTTCGGGTGCGCCAAATAAATCAGATACTTACAGAAGTTTCGCGGCGCTGTCCGTTTCGAGAAGTCCCGCTCCAGTCCCAGACAGGGGGTTTCGGGCCTCATTTCCTGCGGTCCATCGCCTCGACGGCACTCCTCTGGTGGTCGGGGCTGTGATGCCAGTAGACGCGCTCGATGGTTTCCAGAGATGTCGAAAAGTATGAGGCAACGTCAGGAAGAAACGCGCCGCGCTGCACCGCCCAGGTGATCGCCGTGTGCTTCAGGACATGCGGCGTGATGTATTTCCGGCCGCCCTTGCCGTCGGGCATGGTGAGATCGATCTCGACCCCCTGCCCGGCCGCCAGCTCCTCGGCCAGCCGCACCGCCCGTGCCCAGCCCTTCCGGATGTCGCCGACCCTGTATCCGTCGCAGTCCTGGACCACGAATCGTCGCCCGTTCGCGGCCTGGCGCCGGAGATGCGCGAGATAGCGCGGCGGCAGCCGGGCGGGACGCTGCCGCTTCTTCGTCTCGGCCTTGCCCATCGGCTTGCGGTAGAGGATGCCGCGGACGGTGTCGACATGGCCGCCGGAAACGCTGGGCGTGTCGATATGCATGCCGAGGATCGTGTCCTTCCGACTGCCCGTATAGAGGCCGTGCAGGATGAAATCGGCAAGATGGCGTCCGTCTCTGCGGAGATTGCGCGCGGCGCGGATCAGCCAGGCGGCCTCCTGGCGGGTCAGGAACCTCTCGACCGGATCAGGCCGGGGCGGCAACGTGACCTTGGGCGCGGTGATCAGATAGCCTTCGCCATGGCAGTGATTGATGGCCGCCTGCAGGACGTTCAGCTCGCGGCGGATCGTGCCGGGACTGACGGGAGCGGTGCGTCCATCGCGGAACCTGCGCTGGCGGGTTGCCGCATACCGGCGGCACATCGCGCCGGTGACCGAAGACACGGGCAGATCGCGCCAGAATTCATCCAGCGCCTCGATGGCGTAGCCGATACGTTCGGGCGCGGCGACGAAGGCCGCGTGCTCTTCGGCGTAGATGGAGAGACAGAGGGAAATGCTCAGTTCGTCCGGGTTTACGGGACCGGTCGGACGGCTCTTGCGCTCGATATAGGCCGCGAGCTGAGCTTCAGCCTCTTCGCGGCATCTCGTGCCGGTCGAGAGACGGATCCCTCCGGCATCGCGGATCTCCCAATAAGGTTTCTGTCCTGACTTCTCTCTCCAATACAGACGGGCACCTTCGGGACGACGCGGCATAGTTCGATCAATTCCTCCAGATCGCCGGGGTGCAGTCTGACCGCCCGCCCCATGCGGATGGTCTTTCCATGGGTGTCGGCCGCCCGCCGCAGGCTCTCTTTCGGAACCCCGAGTGCGCGCGCCGCTTCCGGGATCGACAGCAGGCGCTCAACCATCGGCCGCGCCTCCGGCCGTCAGCTTCCCCGTCCCCCCGCAGGCCGTACAGTCGGTCTCCGTGTAGCCGTTGTCCCAATACGGGTGCCAATAGTCGCGAATGAACCCGGTGCCCCGGCAGGTGGGGCAGTTCTGCGGGGCTGAAGCCCGTCCCCGAGGCGGCGGTCGCCGCTGTCGGCGACACCCTGCGCGAACAGGGGCTTGCGGTCCCGGCAGTCGGCGGCGGCACGACCTTCCTGCAGGCCAAGACCGCGAACGAGGTGCTGAAGGCGCAGGAGCGGCGCATCCGTCTGCAGAAGCTGAAGGGGGAGTTGATCGAGCGGGCGCGCGCGCTGGCGCTGGTGTTCCGGCTGGCGCGGGAGGAACGGGACGCATGGGTGAACTGGCCTGCACGCGCCGCCGCGCTGATGGCGGCCGAGCTCTCGGCCTCGTGCAGCGACGCGACGGGCCAGCAGATCGCCGTGGAGCCAGCCGCGATGCAGAAGGTGCTGGAGAGACATGTACGCGCCCACCTCGACGAACTCGCCGAGGTCCGAATCGCACTGTAAAATGCCGCTTGTATGCGGCAGCTATTGGATGCCCTTTCGCCCCCCTTTTTCATCGAGAAAGTACCTTTTTGTAATTCCTCTAATGACCTCTTTAAGGATAGCTGCAAATGTTACTATGAATGACGTGCCTATTGCTTGATCAATGGCGATCGCAGAGCCTATGTTGATGATCGCGGCTAGGAATCTCTTCTTCCAAGACTGTTTGGTTTCCGACCGTGCCGCAGAGGCCAACTCAGAGAATTCCGCGTCAATAACTCTGTTTTGCTCGGGATTGGTCTTGAACTCGCGCTTAACGGCCTCCGCAGCCTCGGCGCAGAATATCGAGATGAGGGCTATCTCGTCTTTCTTGAAAGGCTGATCAGTCGCACTGCCCAGAAAATCCTCAAAAACGTCGTCGAGTACATCTGTAGGATCGTGTTGCCTAATGACGCCACAACCGGTGTAAGATTGCCGTTGCTCAAGATCCAAGTCCTCTTCCACAGCGCATGAAATCAAATCGCCTATGGAGAGGGTTTCGTGTAGTCCTTCCGCTATTTCCTCGCAGTCATAGCTGTAGTGGATGTTAATGATGTGGCCGCCTGGAAGCCGAAGCGTCAGGTAAATCTCTGAGTTGTGAGCGTAGCCATCGATTGATGTAATTTCTCCCCTGACCTTCTCCATCCGAGTGCCCCTCATCGCCTTTAACTTCAGAGGGAATAGGAGCCGAGATGTGCAGCGGAATCAAGATGACTTCGACGGGGCGGAGGCGCTGCTCCAGGCCTGGGGCAACGGGCTTCGGCCCGACCCGGACCTGACCGTCTCGGAATGGGCGGACCGGCACCGGATGCTCTCGGGTCGCGCCTCGGCCGAGCCCGGGCGGTACCGGACGGTGCGCACACCCTACATGCGCGAGATCATGGACCGGCTGTCGCCGGGCGATCCCACGCAGCGGATCGTGTTCATGAAAGCGGCACAGGTCGGCGCGACCGAGGCGGGCAACAACTGGATCGGGTTCGCGATCCACCAGGCGCCGGGGCCGATGCTGGCGGTCCAGCCGACGGTGGAACTGGCCAAGCGCAACTCGCGCCAGCGGATCGATCCGCTGATCGACGAAAGCCCCGAGCTGCGGGAGCGGGTCAAACCCGCCCGGTCGCGCGACGCGGGCAACACCATGCTGTCCAAGGAATTCGCGGGTGGCATGCCGCGCGCCCAGAATCTCGGTCAGAAGCGGCAGCAACGCCTCGAACTCTTCCAGCGCCTTCGCCGCGTACCCGGTCTCCCGCCGGCACGCCGCGATGTAGCTGCGCGTCGTCAGCACATCGGGATGCCGCGCGCCCAGAACCTCGGTCTGAAGCGGTAGCAACGCCTCGAGCTCTTCCAGCGCCTTCGCCGCGTCCCCGGTGTCCCGCCGGCACGCCGCGATGGAGCTGCGCGTCGCCAGCACATTGGGATGCCGCGCGCCCAGAATCTCGGTCTCAAGCGGCAGCAACGCCTCGAACTCTTCCAGCGCCTTCGCCGCGTACCCGGTCTCCCGCCGGCACCAAGCGATGAAGCTGCGCGTCGTCAGCACATCGGGATGCCGCGCGCCCAGAACCTGGGTCTCAAGCGGCAGCAACGCCTCTAGCTCGGCACCGGCGTCTTGCGCGCGCCCCCCCCAGCAACCAAGCCGCAGCGCGACAGAAACGGAACCCGAGATGCTCTTGCGACCCGTCGCCGAACGGCCGCCGCCTCGTCAATGTCAGCCCATGTTCGGCGAGGACCAACATAACCGCGTAGTGACCTCGGGCGCGCGCGCGCCAGAACGCGGCCCTCAACGCCTCCAGATCACTCGGCAGCCGGTCCATGCGCGTCGCCCGGTCCTGCCGATCCGCATCCCCCTTCAGCCGAACGCCAGCGCCCGAAGCCGCGACAGCCTCTGCTTCGGCAAGCTCGTCGATCAGCATGCCCAGCATCCTGTCGCCGGGCGCCAGGGCCCGCGCTGCCTGGGCCCAGAGCCGTGCCGTCGCGAAGGCCGGCGCCCCGTCCTCGACAGATTGCCCGATTGCCTCGTCCATTCGGGTGCGGAATGCTAGCAGCAATGCCTCTCTCTGCCGATTGACGAACTTTTCCGCACGCGCCATGGCCCCTTCGTCATCCCGGTTCTCGATGTCGCGCCTGTGGTCTGCCAGGAAGGCTTCTGGTGTCTGCGCCTCGAGGGCGTTGACCTCGGCCTTGAGCCTAGCCGCTTCCCGCCGCGCGGTTTTCAACTGTGCCTCGACGGCGTCGAAGTTGGCAACCGCGTCGCGAACCCTGCGGGTCATCAACCAAGCCGGAATGCCGAACAAAAATGCGATGACGCTGGGGATGCCGGCCAGGGTGAGGACCTGGGACAGCAACGACAGCCCGCGCAGCTCAGCCAGGAACGCAATCAACTGATCGATGATCCAAGTCATTCTGTCGCCTCCGATCCTCCACCACCGCAACGTGACGGGCTCCGGAGGTCTTGCCAACATACGGGCTGTCGCAGGAGGGGGCGCAAGGCGCTCCCGGGAGCTTCCGCCATCGGGTACCGCACCGCCTACATCGCGCCGGGCAAGCCGATGCAGAACGGGTTCGTCGAAAGCTTCAACGGCCGGATGCGGGACGAACGGCTCAACGAGACCCTGTTCCGCCACCTGCCCCATGCGCGGATCGTGATCGCGGCTTGGGACGCACATCCGCCCACCTCGCCACCGAAACCGGCAAAGGAGATAACTCTCGGGACGCGCGTTGGGGAAGGAATTGAGCTTTGCCGTCACCGGACGCCCACGTACGGGTGCCAATAGTCGCGAATGAACCCGCTGCCCCGGCAGGTGGGGCAGTTCTGCGGGGCTGCCGGGGCGGCGTCGGCGCCTTCCAGTCTGGCAACACGGGTGCGGAGCTCCTCGAGCGCGGCGGTCAGCCCCGCCAGCTCGTCGCAATTGTGCCGGGCAAGGCTCTCGATCTCCTCGATCCGGTCGGGTGCGGTCTCGGCCATCAGGCGGCCTCCTTTCCTGTTTCTGCACCCCATTGGTCCGCCGCGGCGGCGGCGAGGCCGTCGAAGGTGCGGGATCTGATCTTCCAGCGGTCGGGTCCGGGCGAGGCCCGGTGGACCGCGCTCCAGCGCTTGTGGGCCTCGGTGCCGGGCGCGGGCGGGGTCAGGCGGTTGGTGGCGCTCAGCGGCGCGAGGCCGCGCAGGTAGAGCCCCGTGGCCTTGAAGACCGGCTCGCCGAACCACCAGGGCTGCACGATCTGGGGTTTCGGGATGTGGAGCGCAAGCAGATGCCTTACGCGACGATGCTGGCGCTGAACGCCACCGGCGAGGCGGTTCACACCGGCCTTCCGGCAGAGTGTCACGCTCTGGCCCCGGCTGCGCCGTCCCGTCGCCCCGGGCGATCCGGTGGCCATGCGCGCGCCCTTCGGCACCTGGGCACTGGCCGGGCCCGAGACCAGCTACAGCGGCAGCCAG
The genomic region above belongs to Rhodovulum sulfidophilum DSM 1374 and contains:
- a CDS encoding carboxymuconolactone decarboxylase family protein, with product MNYYKAAPDAMKAMMAAEETIKDLSLPEALRELVKMRVSQINGCAFCLDLHAPAARQAGLSQQKLDVLAAWRESPVFDDRERAALAWAEALTRIEQTGAPDTDYRLLAASFDERERVELTFVITMINAWNCFAVGFRQVHTLREARDAAG
- a CDS encoding SDR family oxidoreductase → MLLEGKTIIITGASSGIGAAAAKIFAAEGARLVLGARRADLLERTVNEISADGGEADFIAGDVEESGYAEELVKRAEERFGGLDGAFNNAGTTGDMGPIPDMDESNWHKVMAVNLNSGFYAAKYQIPAMRKRGGGSIVFTSSFVGHMIGLPGMGAYAAAKAGLIGMTQVLAAEHGPENIRVNALLPGGTMTPMAGEDAAVHEVVRGFHALKRMADPSEIAQAALFLLSDHASFVTGTAMIADGGNSINKL
- a CDS encoding tyrosine-type recombinase/integrase, producing MPRRPEGARLYWREKSGQKPYWEIRDAGGIRLSTGTRCREEAEAQLAAYIERKSRPTGPVNPDELSISLCLSIYAEEHAAFVAAPERIGYAIEALDEFWRDLPVSSVTGAMCRRYAATRQRRFRDGRTAPVSPGTIRRELNVLQAAINHCHGEGYLITAPKVTLPPRPDPVERFLTRQEAAWLIRAARNLRRDGRHLADFILHGLYTGSRKDTILGMHIDTPSVSGGHVDTVRGILYRKPMGKAETKKRQRPARLPPRYLAHLRRQAANGRRFVVQDCDGYRVGDIRKGWARAVRLAEELAAGQGVEIDLTMPDGKGGRKYITPHVLKHTAITWAVQRGAFLPDVASYFSTSLETIERVYWHHSPDHQRSAVEAMDRRK
- a CDS encoding zinc finger-like domain-containing protein; protein product: MAETAPDRIEEIESLARHNCDELAGLTAALEELRTRVARLEGADAAPAAPQNCPTCRGSGFIRDYWHPYVGVR